Proteins from a single region of Sesamum indicum cultivar Zhongzhi No. 13 linkage group LG5, S_indicum_v1.0, whole genome shotgun sequence:
- the LOC105162611 gene encoding uncharacterized protein LOC105162611, with amino-acid sequence MAAPSSLKPHNSLNLFSSFTSIKLKTLFQTFIFSHIYPIARAVANANSLLLKLIRQIHFKHLLQIMEIFPLMKKNKNKSKKKTIVFGSFRLHYNWCSSHVMPLAGAESCSHDHVYYDSSWNTVINPSESQRMQDHHGNDDDQLSRYLEWLEDKGDHQCEEAWSCNEIDKLADLFIANCHEKFRLEKQESYRRFQEMMARSV; translated from the coding sequence ATGGCTGCCCCCTCATCCCTCAAACCTCACAATTCCCTCaatcttttctcttctttcacCTCCATCAAGCTCAAAACCCTCTTCCAAACCTTCATCTTCTCCCACATCTACCCCATTGCACGTGCCGTCGCCAACGCCAACTCACTTCTACTCAAACTCATCAGACAAATACACTTCAAACACTTGCTGCAAATTATGGAAATATTCCCAttgatgaagaaaaacaagaacaagagtAAGAAGAAGACGATCGTTTTCGGGTCGTTTAGGTTGCACTACAACTGGTGCTCGTCCCATGTGATGCCTCTAGCAGGCGCGGAAAGCTGTTCTCATGATCATGTGTACTATGATTCCAGTTGGAACACTGTGATCAACCCGTCCGAGTCTCAGCGGATGCAAGATCATCATGGCAATGATGATGACCAGCTTTCGAGGTACTTGGAGTGGCTTGAGGACAAGGGTGATCATCAGTGTGAAGAAGCTTGGAGCTGCAATGAGATTGACAAACTTGCTGATTTGTTCATTGCAAACTGCCATGAGAAGTTCAGGTTGGAAAAACAGGAGTCTTATAGAAGGTTTCAAGAAATGATGGCTAGAAGTGTATGA
- the LOC105162502 gene encoding protein PHOSPHATE STARVATION RESPONSE 1 isoform X2 → MKGMQDSDGFGCNYALEFPDCFPQSYAAQQGSVPMGLFDQSAAREGGLQRQNFWPSNPSSPMISRIASPAPAFYATEVYMGLSQFDFQGNNTTCCSQEFRNHNLSVPPYQQNPTGFYGDLSPETEPDTHLSSVMETQTSSGSEYIRPEGFYGNLFCNIESDQILHLKKRLLGDLDDENMGSPSIPLDANQDLGVSQSLYTSHLTNAQQLGTPPGCLPTTSSNNSGSPGAVPSSKTRIRWTQDLHDRFVESVNRLGGPDKATPKAILKLMETDGLTILHVKSHLQKYRNVKSGPESVEGRSEKKTSTNNVAQMDIETGMQLKEALQMQLDVQRHLREQLEIQRNLQMRIEEQAKQLKEMFDQQQRRIRNLKESADSKSTCPNNFSSTVEDPEVLVSEGSDDDMLFPIKIN, encoded by the exons ATGAAGGGAATGCAAGATAGTGATGGGTTCGGCTGCAATTACGCATTAGAATTTCCTGATTGTTTTCCACAGAGTTATGCTGCTCAGCAGGGATCAGTACCTATGGGACTCTTTGATCAGTCAGCAGCAAGAGAAGGCGGCTTGCAACGGCAGAACTTTTGGCCGAGTAATCCGTCCAGCCCCATGATCAGCAGGATAGCATCACCGGCACCTGCTTTTTATGCTACCGAAGTTTACATGGGCTTATCTCAGTTTGATTTCCAAGGAAATAACACCACTTGTTGCTCTCAAGAATTCAGGAATCATAATCTAAGTGTACCGCCGTACCAACAAAATCCAACGGGTTTCTATGGAGATTTGTCGCCAGAGACTGAACCAGATACCCACCTATCATCAGTTATGGAGACTCAAACATCAAGCGGCAGTGAATATATCAGGCCAGAAGGATTCTATGGGAATCTGTTCTGCAACATTGAGAGTGATCAGATACTACACCTGAAAAAAAGGCTACTTGGTGATCttgatgatgaaaatatgGGAAGCCCTTCAATTCCTTTGGATGCAAATCAGGATCTGGGA GTGTCCCAGAGTTTATACACATCTCATTTAACTAATGCGCAGCAGCTTGGAACGCCGCCTGGATGCCTTCCAACTACATCAAGTAATAATTCTGGATCCCCTGGAGCAGTTCCATCGAGCAAGACTCGGATCAGGTGGACTCAGGATCTTCACGATCGGTTTGTTGAGAGTGTGAATCGACTTGGTGGCCCTGACA AGGCAACTCCCAAGGCAATACTAAAGCTGATGGAGACCGATGGACTTACCATTTTACATGTCAAAAGCCATTTGCAG AAATATCGGAATGTGAAGTCCGGGCCAGAATCAGTGGAAG GAAGATCTGAGAAGAAGACTAGCACAAATAACGTAGCACAGATGGACATTGAAAC TGGGATGCAACTGAAGGAGGCACTGCAAATGCAATTAGATGTCCAAAGGCATCTCCGCGAGCAACTGGAG ATTCAACGGAACTTACAGATGAGGATTGAGGAACAAGCGAAGCAGCTGAAAGAGATGTTTGATCAGCAGCAAAGAAGGATACGGAATCTAAAGGAATCAGCAGATTCTAAGAGCACATGTCCTAATAATTTTTCCTCTACTGTTGAAGATCCAGAGGTTTTGGTCTCAGAAGGATCTGATGATGACATGCTATTTCCCATCAAGATAAACTAG
- the LOC105162502 gene encoding protein PHR1-LIKE 1 isoform X1 yields the protein MKGMQDSDGFGCNYALEFPDCFPQSYAAQQGSVPMGLFDQSAAREGGLQRQNFWPSNPSSPMISRIASPAPAFYATEVYMGLSQFDFQGNNTTCCSQEFRNHNLSVPPYQQNPTGFYGDLSPETEPDTHLSSVMETQTSSGSEYIRPEGFYGNLFCNIESDQILHLKKRLLGDLDDENMGSPSIPLDANQDLGVSQSLYTSHLTNAQQLGTPPGCLPTTSSNNSGSPGAVPSSKTRIRWTQDLHDRFVESVNRLGGPDKATPKAILKLMETDGLTILHVKSHLQKYRNVKSGPESVEGTGRSEKKTSTNNVAQMDIETGMQLKEALQMQLDVQRHLREQLEIQRNLQMRIEEQAKQLKEMFDQQQRRIRNLKESADSKSTCPNNFSSTVEDPEVLVSEGSDDDMLFPIKIN from the exons ATGAAGGGAATGCAAGATAGTGATGGGTTCGGCTGCAATTACGCATTAGAATTTCCTGATTGTTTTCCACAGAGTTATGCTGCTCAGCAGGGATCAGTACCTATGGGACTCTTTGATCAGTCAGCAGCAAGAGAAGGCGGCTTGCAACGGCAGAACTTTTGGCCGAGTAATCCGTCCAGCCCCATGATCAGCAGGATAGCATCACCGGCACCTGCTTTTTATGCTACCGAAGTTTACATGGGCTTATCTCAGTTTGATTTCCAAGGAAATAACACCACTTGTTGCTCTCAAGAATTCAGGAATCATAATCTAAGTGTACCGCCGTACCAACAAAATCCAACGGGTTTCTATGGAGATTTGTCGCCAGAGACTGAACCAGATACCCACCTATCATCAGTTATGGAGACTCAAACATCAAGCGGCAGTGAATATATCAGGCCAGAAGGATTCTATGGGAATCTGTTCTGCAACATTGAGAGTGATCAGATACTACACCTGAAAAAAAGGCTACTTGGTGATCttgatgatgaaaatatgGGAAGCCCTTCAATTCCTTTGGATGCAAATCAGGATCTGGGA GTGTCCCAGAGTTTATACACATCTCATTTAACTAATGCGCAGCAGCTTGGAACGCCGCCTGGATGCCTTCCAACTACATCAAGTAATAATTCTGGATCCCCTGGAGCAGTTCCATCGAGCAAGACTCGGATCAGGTGGACTCAGGATCTTCACGATCGGTTTGTTGAGAGTGTGAATCGACTTGGTGGCCCTGACA AGGCAACTCCCAAGGCAATACTAAAGCTGATGGAGACCGATGGACTTACCATTTTACATGTCAAAAGCCATTTGCAG AAATATCGGAATGTGAAGTCCGGGCCAGAATCAGTGGAAGGTACAG GAAGATCTGAGAAGAAGACTAGCACAAATAACGTAGCACAGATGGACATTGAAAC TGGGATGCAACTGAAGGAGGCACTGCAAATGCAATTAGATGTCCAAAGGCATCTCCGCGAGCAACTGGAG ATTCAACGGAACTTACAGATGAGGATTGAGGAACAAGCGAAGCAGCTGAAAGAGATGTTTGATCAGCAGCAAAGAAGGATACGGAATCTAAAGGAATCAGCAGATTCTAAGAGCACATGTCCTAATAATTTTTCCTCTACTGTTGAAGATCCAGAGGTTTTGGTCTCAGAAGGATCTGATGATGACATGCTATTTCCCATCAAGATAAACTAG
- the LOC105162503 gene encoding UBP1-associated protein 2C-like isoform X1, producing the protein MEDLKKRKLEEVGNGQLLPNLNESEASSTVEELRGLLDPLSKPQLVDLLARAGSQYPSIAEEIKSVASADPALRKLFVRGLAWNTSSETLCAAFQEHGEIEEGAVIYDKATGKSRGYGFVTYKDMESAQRALKAPSKMIDGRMAVCNLASEGLSSTSVTPDQAQRKLYIGGLSPETNSEMLLSFFSRHGEIEEGSVAYDKETNKSRGFGFVTYRTVEAAKKAIDDPQKMLGGRNITVKLADNYKGKVPQPQLPASVVPVPVHMTAGYQQTGGGAPIGYTYPQPMASYPTASYTSPPTGAAPYSAQPQYSYPQYGVKKETPQPQTALGGYPYYMPKQ; encoded by the exons ATGGAGGATTTGAAGAAGAGGAAGCTTGAAGAAGTTGGAAACGGCCAATTGCTACCCAACTTGAACGAGTCGGAGGCGTCTTCAACCGTGGAAGAATTGCGTGGGCTCCTTGACCCGCTTTCTAAGCCGCAGCTCGTCGATCTTCTTGCTCGAGC AGGGTCCCAATATCCTTCTATTgctgaagaaattaaaagtgtTGCAAGTGCTGATCCTGCCCTTCGAAAGCTTTTTGTTCGTGGTTTAGCATGGAATACTTCTTCAGAAACTTTGTGTGCT GCCTTTCAAGAGCATGGTGAAATTGAAGAGGGTGCTGTAATCTATGACAAAGCAACAGGAAAGTCACGTGGTTATGGTTTTGTCACTTATAAAGATATGGAGTCAGCTCAGAGAGCTCTAAAAGCACCCAGCAAAATGATAGAT GGTCGTATGGCTGTTTGTAACCTTGCAAGTGAAGGCTTAAGCAGCACCAGTGTTACACCTGATCAAGCCCAACGCAAACTATACATTGGAGGTCTGTCACCTGAGACAAACAGTGAGATGCTGCTCTCCTTTTTTTCAAGGCATGGGGAGATTGAAGAGGGATCTGTTGCCTATGACAAGGAGACTAACAAATCTCG TGGCTTTGGCTTTGTTACCTATAGGACGGTGGAGGCAGCAAAAAAAGCTATAGACGATCCCCAAAAGATGCTTGGA GGAAGAAATATCACCGTGAAGCTTGCTGATAACTACAAAGGAAAAGTCCCCCAACCACAGCTACCTGCTTCTGTGGTTCCAGTACCAGTACACATGACAGCCGGATATCAACAGACTGGAGGTGGAGCCCCTATTGGATATACCTATCCCCAACCGATGGCATCATACCCTACTGCTTCTTATACAAGTCCACCAACAGGAGCTGCTCCATACTCGGCACAGCCGCAATATTCTTATCCACAGTACGGTGTTAAGAAGGAAACTCCACAGCCACAAACAGCTCTTGGGGGATACCCTTATTACATGCCAAAGCAATAG
- the LOC105162503 gene encoding UBP1-associated protein 2A-like isoform X2 yields MRSYWLLTADLHAGISKCNELLDQFITIAFQEHGEIEEGAVIYDKATGKSRGYGFVTYKDMESAQRALKAPSKMIDGRMAVCNLASEGLSSTSVTPDQAQRKLYIGGLSPETNSEMLLSFFSRHGEIEEGSVAYDKETNKSRGFGFVTYRTVEAAKKAIDDPQKMLGGRNITVKLADNYKGKVPQPQLPASVVPVPVHMTAGYQQTGGGAPIGYTYPQPMASYPTASYTSPPTGAAPYSAQPQYSYPQYGVKKETPQPQTALGGYPYYMPKQ; encoded by the exons ATGCGTAGTTACTGGCTTTTAACTGCGGACTTGCATGCAGGGATTTCCAAGTGCAATGAGCTTCTGGATCAGTTTATTACCATA GCCTTTCAAGAGCATGGTGAAATTGAAGAGGGTGCTGTAATCTATGACAAAGCAACAGGAAAGTCACGTGGTTATGGTTTTGTCACTTATAAAGATATGGAGTCAGCTCAGAGAGCTCTAAAAGCACCCAGCAAAATGATAGAT GGTCGTATGGCTGTTTGTAACCTTGCAAGTGAAGGCTTAAGCAGCACCAGTGTTACACCTGATCAAGCCCAACGCAAACTATACATTGGAGGTCTGTCACCTGAGACAAACAGTGAGATGCTGCTCTCCTTTTTTTCAAGGCATGGGGAGATTGAAGAGGGATCTGTTGCCTATGACAAGGAGACTAACAAATCTCG TGGCTTTGGCTTTGTTACCTATAGGACGGTGGAGGCAGCAAAAAAAGCTATAGACGATCCCCAAAAGATGCTTGGA GGAAGAAATATCACCGTGAAGCTTGCTGATAACTACAAAGGAAAAGTCCCCCAACCACAGCTACCTGCTTCTGTGGTTCCAGTACCAGTACACATGACAGCCGGATATCAACAGACTGGAGGTGGAGCCCCTATTGGATATACCTATCCCCAACCGATGGCATCATACCCTACTGCTTCTTATACAAGTCCACCAACAGGAGCTGCTCCATACTCGGCACAGCCGCAATATTCTTATCCACAGTACGGTGTTAAGAAGGAAACTCCACAGCCACAAACAGCTCTTGGGGGATACCCTTATTACATGCCAAAGCAATAG
- the LOC105162504 gene encoding transcription termination factor MTEF18, mitochondrial-like: MTSLLKLRKPHFLKCVSLYCSGNNSSSPKSNLYVNGSLHILQLFRFCRVERAVNLRNGGDLGELAKKSRVVRREAQAALLDYLHSTRSLQFMDAENMSKNTPEFLDRLLKKVDINDGDVSRSLTRFLRYHPINEFEPFFESIGLDPSEYSSFLPRDLMFLSDDQLLLQNYCVLCNYGIARNRIGKIYKEAMEVFRYDYGILQSKLQSFQNLGLNQSLVVKIIASSPYLLRGDVNPEFLKVLEKLKKSGIGYKWLEEHLSEGNSYNWKCMLELICLLGELGLTGDILGEVITHHPDLVLERSGRITFCLFVFLLKFGSTPSDIQNLFLQFPHISVVKFTNNLCQCYKFLVEIKMSVQDIGWMVRSYPLLLGTCELKKVTSLLGTLNCGLNQLCQMVKDDPYVLKKWVLGVRVDRLPGPKRVLKVRMLKTKFLLSLGFVEKSKQLERALKVFRGKGVELQERFDCLVNNGLSREDVIEMLKVSPQILNQSKDVIAKKIEFFVKDMGYPVSALVAHPALVSYKIQRVKLRLLTYKWLKDQGAVHPKLALSTLFSCSEEIFVRSYVNSHPRGLEFWESLKKKIY; this comes from the coding sequence ATGACCAGTTTACTGAAACTTAGGAAGCCTCATTTCCTCAAATGTGTTTCTTTATATTGCTCAGGAAACAACTCTTCATCACCAAAATCGAATCTTTATGTTAATGGGTCACTCCACATTTTACAACTCTTTAGATTTTGTAGAGTAGAAAGGGCTGTGAATTTGAGAAACGGCGGAGATCTTGGTGAACTAGCTAAGAAGTCCCGTGTTGTTAGAAGGGAAGCTCAAGCTGCTTTGTTAGACTACTTGCATTCCACTAGGAGTTTGCAGTTTATGGATGCTGAGAATATGAGCAAGAACACCCCCGAGTTTCTGGATAGGTTGTTGAAGAAGGTGGATATTAATGATGGTGACGTTAGCCGGTCGTTGACACGGTTCTTGAGGTACCATCCTATTAATGAATTCGAACCCTTCTTTGAAAGCATAGGCTTGGATCCTTCTGAGTATTCATCATTTCTTCCCCGCGATTTGATGTTTTTAAGTGATGATCAGTTGTTGTTGCAGAACTACTGTGTGCTGTGTAATTATGGAATTGCGAGGAATAGGATTGGAAAGATTTATAAGGAAGCTATGGAGGTTTTTAGGTATGATTATGGGATTTTGCAATCAAAGCTTCAGTCTTTTCAGAATTTGGGGTTAAATCAGTCTCTTGTTGTTAAGATAATTGCTTCAAGTCCTTACCTTTTGAGGGGAGATGTCAACCCGGAGTTTCTTAAGGTCTTAGAAAAGTTAAAGAAATCAGGGATTGGGTACAAATGGCTTGAGGAGCATTTATCTGAAGGGAATTCGTATAATTGGAAATGTATGCTTGAGCTCATCTGTTTATTAGGTGAGTTGGGCTTGACTGGAGATATATTAGGAGAAGTAATTACACACCATCCTGACCTTGTGCTTGAGCGCTCTGGACGTATTACCTTTTGCTTATTTGTGTTCTTGTTGAAATTCGGATCCACACCGAGTGATATACAAAATCTGTTTCTTCAGTTTCCACATATATCAGTTGTGAAGttcacaaataatttatgtcAGTGCTATAAGTTTCtagttgaaataaaaatgtcTGTTCAAGATATTGGTTGGATGGTCCGTTCATACCCACTACTGCTGGGTACATGTGAACTCAAAAAAGTTACAAGCTTATTGGGTACATTGAACTGTGGACTGAACCAGCTCTGTCAAATGGTCAAGGATGATCCATATGTGTTAAAGAAATGGGTCCTTGGAGTGAGAGTTGATCGGCTACCAGGGCCAAAGAGGGTTTTAAAAGTAAGAATGTTGAAGACTAAGTTTCTATTAAGCCTAGGCtttgttgaaaaatcaaagcaaCTGGAAAGGGCCCTGAAAGTGTTTCGAGGAAAGGGGGTTGAACTCCAAGAGAGATTTGATTGTTTAGTGAACAATGGTTTGAGTCGTGAAGATGTCATAGAGATGCTGAAAGTATCTCCCCAAATTCTTAACCAGTCGAAGGATGtcattgcaaaaaaaattgagttttttgTAAAAGACATGGGATACCCAGTGTCTGCTCTGGTTGCTCATCCAGCACTTGTCTCTTATAAAATTCAGAGGGTAAAGCTTAGGCTTCTGACTTATAAATGGCTCAAAGATCAAGGAGCAGTACACCCGAAGTTGGCCTTAAGCACTCTCTTCTCATGCTCAGAGGAAATATTTGTCAGGAGTTATGTAAACTCTCATCCTAGAGGGCTTGAATTTTGGGAGAGCctgaagaaaaagatatattaa